The proteins below are encoded in one region of Lactuca sativa cultivar Salinas chromosome 3, Lsat_Salinas_v11, whole genome shotgun sequence:
- the LOC111911653 gene encoding proline-rich extensin-like protein EPR1, with the protein MSLVHFQVLLLSVLITPSTLSIANFLPHRHHRRPSPLHFHCKPPVVVRSPPVVVRSPPVVRPTTPAYTLPAPIQESPPRRPYGAPPMYIVPPINNQLPPSPVYKPPPYFNNNPPSTRPIREPPVYMVPPFNIKPPPLPVYMQPPDIEYTPPAPRPIRVSPPMYTVPSINIEPPPFPVYLPPPEFENNPPPTRPIRVEPPIINQPPPSPVMPPPEFENNPPPTRPIHIEPPIYIVPPIINQPPPSPVMHPPDFDNSTPPTRDIHVAPPMNMVPPINMGPPSSPVPMPPPEFESSPPPTTPISVEPPIYIAPPINIQPPPLPIYTHPPNFDNGPPPNRPIHVAPPIYAIPPINKEPPPLPDYTPPPGFEKSPLPITRPIHLTPPAYIIHPINRKPPPLPVFSQPPTRPIHVAPPVYMAPKINKQPPPPSPIINSPPPILKNNPPPARKIGVQPPVYMTPPLNMQPPPSPIVYTPPPISENNQPPARNIRVEPPMYTPPINMKPSPSPIINIPPPFLENSPPPSRPILVNPPIYMSPPINIPPPPSPVVETRPPVSNDIPPPPADSQPPLETLAPLDPIDDPPHYDMPPQTPVSMPPPINKEPPEIPIAMPPPVQPPETPTDITSPIEEEPPETSPPVMDEPPETPTHKPPPNDEEPPENSVGMPPPMQTNMPPPVREEPPETSIGLPPPVMDEPPETPTHKPPPNDEEPPETSVGISPPMEDEPPMQTNMPPPINEEPPETSISMPPPVKDEPPETPTHIPPPNDEEPPETSVGIPPPMEDEPPMQTNMPPPMKEEPPETPINVPPPVEDKPPEIPTDRPLPIQEPSIDMPPPIEVEPPETPGIQPPMREESPENPIDIPPPIEDEPPPTDIQPPMREEPPETPIDSPPPMEFEPPGTQTDVTPPIKEEPPEISIGMPPPIEDEPPKMPIDMSPPTQVEPPETSIGMVPPVDDEPPETPIDMQPPLGEEPLENPIDMPPPVVEDPPEMPTDKLPPIEDEPSENPINMPPPMEDDPPETPINMPTPIDDQPPQTPVTIPPLIEDQRLQTPIGIPPPIKN; encoded by the coding sequence ATGTCTCTCGTACACTTTCAAGTCCTACTTCTTAGTGTACTTATAACACCCTCCACCCTTTCCATAGCTAACTTTCTTCCACATAGACATCATCGACGCCCCTCACCCTTGCACTTCCATTGCAAACCGCCGGTGGTGGTAAGGTCACCGCCGGTGGTGGTAAGGTCGCCACCGGTGGTTAGACCAACAACACCTGCATATACCCTGCCTGCTCCAATACAAGAATCACCACCAAGAAGACCCTATGGTGCACCACCTATGTACATAGTTCCGCCAATCAACAACCAACTACCGCCATCGCCTGTCTACAAGCCACCACCATACTTCAATAACAATCCACCGTCAACAAGACCTATTCGTGAACCACCTGTTTACATGGTACCACCATTCAACATCAAACCACCACCATTACCCGTCTATATGCAACCACCGGATATCGAGTATACTCCACCAGCACCAAGGCCTATTCGTGTATCACCACCTATGTACACGGTACCTTCCATTAACATTGAGCCACCACCATTTCCTGTCTACTTGCCACCACCAGAGTTTGAGAACAATCCACCACCAACAAGACCTATTCGTGTTGAGCCACCAATCATCAACCAACCACCACCATCTCCTGTCATGCCACCACCAGAGTTTGAGAACAATCCACCACCAACAAGACCTATTCATATTGAACCACCAATATACATAGTACCACCAATCATCAACCAACCACCACCATCTCCTGTCATGCACCCACCAGATTTTGATAATAGCACACCACCGACAAGAGATATCCATGTAGCACCACCAATGAACATGGTACCACCTATCAACATGGGACCACCATCATCTCCGGTCCCTATGCCACCACCAGAGTTTGAGAGTAGTCCACCACCAACAACACCTATTAGCGTGGAACCACCAATATATATAGCACCACCTATCAACATTCAACCACCACCATTACCTATCTACACACACCCACCAAATTTTGATAATGGTCCACCACCAAACAGACCAATTCATGTAGCACCACCTATATATGCAATACCACCTATCAACAAGGAACCACCACCATTGCCTGACTATACGCCACCTCCAGGGTTTGAGAAAAGTCCACTACCAATTACAAGACCTATTCACCTGACACCACCCGCGTACATAATACATCCTATCAACAGAAAACCACCACCATTACCTGTCTTCAGCCAACCGCCAACAAGACCTATTCATGTAGCTCCACCGGTTTACATGGCACCAAAAATTAACAAGCaaccgccaccaccatcacctaTTATCAATTCGCCACCACCTATTTTAAAGAACAACCCACCACCAGCAAGGAAAATAGGAGTTCAACCACCAGTATACATGACACCGCCATTGAACATGCAACCACCACCTTCACCTATTGTCTACACGCCACCGCCAATTTCAGAAAATAATCAACCACCAGCAAGGAATATTCGAGTGGAGCCGCCAATGTACACACCGCCAATCAACATGAAACCATCACCTTCACCTATAATCAACATCCCACCACCATTTTTAGAGAATAGTCCACCACCATCAAGGCCTATTCTAGTGAATCCACCGATATACATGTCACCGCCAATCAACATTCCACCACCACCTTCACCTGTTGTGGAGACCAGACCACCAGTTTCAAATGACATCCCACCACCACCTGCCGATAGTCAGCCACCACTAGAAACCCTAGCTCCACTAGATCCTATTGACGATCCACCCCATTATGATATGCCACCACAAACTCCGGTCAGCATGCCACCACCCATAAATAAAGAACCTCCAGAAATTCCAATCGCCATGCCACCACCCGTTCAACCACCAGAAACTCCAACCGACATAACATCACCCATTGAGGAAGAACCACCAGAAACTTCACCACCGGTGATGGATGAACCACCAGAAACACCAACACACAAACCACCACCCAATGATGAAGAACCTCCAGAAAATTCAGTTGGTATGCCACCACCAATGCAAACGAACATGCCACCACCCGTTAGGGAAGAACCACCAGAAACTTCAATCGGCTTGCCACCACCGGTGATGGATGAACCACCGGAAACACCAACACACAAACCACCACCCAATGATGAAGAACCTCCAGAAACTTCAGTTGGGATATCACCACCCATGGAGGATGAACCACCAATGCAAACGAACATGCCACCACCCATTAACGAAGAACCACCAGAAACTTCAATAAGCATGCCACCACCGGTGAAGGATGAACCACCAGAAACACCAACACACATACCACCACCTAATGATGAAGAACCTCCAGAAACTTCAGTTGGTATACCACCGCCCATGGAGGATGAACCACCAATGCAAACGAACATGCCACCACCAATGAAGGAAGAACCACCAGAAACTCCAATCAACGTGCCACCACCTGTGGAGGATAAACCACCAGAAATTCCAACCGATAGGCCACTACCTATACAAGAACCGTCAATCGACATGCCACCACCTATAGAGGTTGAACCACCTGAAACACCAGGCATCCAACCACCCATGAGGGAAGAATCCCCAGAAAATCCAATTGACATCCCACCACCTATAGAGGATGAACCACCACCAACAGACATCCAGCCACCTATGAGGGAAGAACCACCAGAAACTCCAATAGACAGCCCACCACCTATGGAGTTTGAACCACCAGGAACTCAAACCGACGTGACACCACCTATTAAGGAAGAACCGCCAGAAATTTCAATCGGTATGCCACCACCCATAGAGGATGAACCACCAAAAATGCCAATCGACATGTCACCACCCACTCAGGTAGAACCACCAGAAACGTCAATTGGCATGGTACCACCGGTGGATGATGAACCACCTGAAACGCCAATAGATATGCAACCACCCCTTGGGGAAGAACCTCTCGAAAATCCAATCGACATGCCACCACCTGTGGTGGAAGATCCACCAGAAATGCCAACCGACAAGCTACCACCCATTGAGGATGAACCATCAGAAAATCCGATCAACATGCCACCTCCAATGGAGGATGACCCACCGGAAACACCGATTAATATGCCAACACCAATTGATGATCAACCTCCACAAACTCCAGTCACTATACCACCACTAATCGAAGATCAACGACTACAAACTCCAATCGGAATACCACCACCCATTAAAAATTAA